A window of the Physeter macrocephalus isolate SW-GA chromosome 7, ASM283717v5, whole genome shotgun sequence genome harbors these coding sequences:
- the PPBP gene encoding platelet basic protein, with translation MSLRGSTTSSCTRAVPLSVLQVLLPMSLFLTTLVPSTTGEPKSMNRKLYIELRCLCVKTTSGIHPSNIQRLEVIRAGPHCTKVEVIAMLKNGKNVCLDPEAPRIKKVVQKILEDGGSAA, from the exons ATGAGCCTTAGAGGCAGCACCACCTCCTCCTGTACCAGGGCCGTCCCACTTTCTGTCCTGCAGGTGTTGCTGCCGATGTCACTGTTCCTGACCACGCTGGTTCCCTCCACCACTGGAGAAC CTAAAAGTATGAATAGAAAGCTGTACATTGAACTTCGCTGCTTGTGTGTGAAGACCACCTCTGGCATTCATCCCAGTAACATCCAAAGACTGGAAGTGATCAGGGCAGGACCCCACTGCACCAAAGTCGAAGTAAT AGCAATGTTGAAGAATGGGAAGAACGTCTGCCTGGACCCAGAAGCTCCCAGAATCAAGAAAGTAGTCCAGAAAATATTGGAAGATGGTGGGTCAGCTGCTTAA